The Desulfovibrio piger DNA segment TTCCATATTGCCTACCATGTTGAAGCGGAAGACGGGCAGGAGCATCAGGGTATTGGCCAGACCGTGCGGGATGTGGTAGCGCGCGCCGATGGGATAGGCAAAGGCATGCACGGCCGTGACGCCTGCATTGCAAAAGGCCACACCGGCGTAGAAGCTGCCGGTCAGCATGGCCTGCCGGGCCTGGATGTCCTCACCGCGGGCCCAGGCCTTGCGCAGGTTGGGAGCGATGAGGGCGATGGCATGCTCCGCCCACATGTCGGTAAGGGGCGTGGCATGGATCGAGGTGTAGGCTTCCATGGCGTGGATGAGGGCATCCATGCCGCTGGTCGCGGTGGGGCCCTTGGGAAGGCTCAGGGTCAGTTCGGGATCCAGGATCACGCTGGCGGGCAGCATATGGCGGCTGACGATGCCCATCTTAAGCTGGGCGGCTTCGTCGGAGAGGATGGCGATGTCCGTGACTTCGCTTCCCGTACCGGCAGACGTGGGGACGAGGATCAGGGGCGCTCCCGGCTTGGACACCTTTTCGATGCCGTACAGTTCGCGGATGTCCTGCTGGTTGCCCAGCAGCACGGAGCAGGTCTTGGCGGTATCCAGCGAGGAGCCGCCGCCGATGCCGATGACACAGTCGGCCCCAAAGGCACGGGCCTGCTCGGCGGCGGCCAGGACGCTCTCCACCCGGGGTTCGGGTTCCACGTCGGCATGGATCGCCACCTCAAAGCCCTTTTCACGCAGCAGGGCCGCGGTCTTCTCCGTCAGGCCCAGCTTGGCCAGGATGGGATCGCAGACCAGAAAGATCCTGTGGCCGTTCAGCGAGGCGGCCTCTTCGGCGATATTCCCGTAAAAGCTGCCGCATCCGTTGACGATACGGCGACAGATCTTGAACGTCGTGATGTCCATGGTGTTCTCTTTGATGTTGATGGTTCCGGTACGCCTGCCTACAGGCTGCTGAGGCCCAGCAGCTTCATGCCGTTCTCATAAAAGAGCTTGCGGCGGCATTCTTCAGTAAGATCGAGGCGCTGATATTTTTCGACGGCCTTGTGGACTTCCACGAAGGGATTGGCGCTGGCAAAGACGACTTTGTCCGTGATGTATTCGTTGGCGGCCTGGATGTAGTTCTGTCCCATCAGCTTGGATTCGCAGGTGGAGAAGTCCATGTAGACATTGCTGTGGCGCAGGACCAGGGCGATGGCTTCCAGCACCCAGGGATAGCCGCCGTGGCTGAGCAGGATCTTCAGTTCGGGGAAGTCGGTGGCCACGCGGTCGATGTGGCGGGGATCGGTAGAATCCAGGACTACCTTGGGCATGAAGGGCGAAAGACCGGCGGTCATGATGACGGGGATGTCAAACTCGCAGCACATGGCGTACA contains these protein-coding regions:
- a CDS encoding amidohydrolase family protein; the protein is MKIIDFRYRPSTRASLDSVIKNPVYCEYIKKTDFCSRPEKSLPECIDELRGLDIAKAVVSGRDIESTYAIQSTNDDVLQCMAAAPDLFIGFWAYDPHKGMTAVRRFRKAVLEDGIRGAAIDAAMAHCAVDDAKFYPLYAMCCEFDIPVIMTAGLSPFMPKVVLDSTDPRHIDRVATDFPELKILLSHGGYPWVLEAIALVLRHSNVYMDFSTCESKLMGQNYIQAANEYITDKVVFASANPFVEVHKAVEKYQRLDLTEECRRKLFYENGMKLLGLSSL
- a CDS encoding iron-containing alcohol dehydrogenase; translation: MDITTFKICRRIVNGCGSFYGNIAEEAASLNGHRIFLVCDPILAKLGLTEKTAALLREKGFEVAIHADVEPEPRVESVLAAAEQARAFGADCVIGIGGGSSLDTAKTCSVLLGNQQDIRELYGIEKVSKPGAPLILVPTSAGTGSEVTDIAILSDEAAQLKMGIVSRHMLPASVILDPELTLSLPKGPTATSGMDALIHAMEAYTSIHATPLTDMWAEHAIALIAPNLRKAWARGEDIQARQAMLTGSFYAGVAFCNAGVTAVHAFAYPIGARYHIPHGLANTLMLLPVFRFNMVGNMERFARLAAMLGENTTGLSHEKAAGRCLDALESLARDLQVPRHLADYGVTPDDVPVLAESVLQVTRLLGNNPRSVSLQDAINIYREAL